ATCCTGTGGAAGTAAGCCTTAGTTGAAGCTACACCAACAACCATAGGTATTATAAGTTTTGTTAGTAAAAAAATACGAGTGAAAAGGGCGCCCCTTTTCACCGCACTTTCTTTCGTTGAACTTTTCTTTTATCCTTTCGTAGCCCCTGATGTTAAACCAGAAATGAGGTAACGTTGTAAGAATAAATAGACAAGTGAAATTGGAACAGCAATTAATATCGCACCTGCAGCAAACCGAGTAAAGTTGTTTGCAAATTGGTCATTTACGAAGTTGAATAAGCCTAGTGCCAACGTAAAGTTCTCCGGATTTCTCAAGACAATACGTGGTAAAATAAAGTCCATAAATGGTGCCATAAAGTTAAATAATGCAACTACTGCTAAAATAGGCTTTGCTAACGGAAGCATGATTGTAAAGAAAATACGGAAATGCCCGGCTCCATCAATTTTTGCTGACTCGTCAAGTTCTCTCGGGATTGTATCAAAGTACCCTTTGACTAAGAAAGCGTTCATCGGAATTGCTCCACCTACATAAATGATAATTAAACCGACTAAGCTGTCTAAAAGACCAACTGTGTTTAATAAAATATAAAGGGCTACCATC
The Bacillus shivajii DNA segment above includes these coding regions:
- a CDS encoding sugar ABC transporter permease — protein: MFVIILYPLLWAFGLSLNPGRGLFGAQMIPENWSLEHYKWLFFDPRSNYLIWYKNSLIVALSTAFFATFMVALTAYAFSRYRFKGRKNGLYAFLLLQMFPVLMAMVALYILLNTVGLLDSLVGLIIIYVGGAIPMNAFLVKGYFDTIPRELDESAKIDGAGHFRIFFTIMLPLAKPILAVVALFNFMAPFMDFILPRIVLRNPENFTLALGLFNFVNDQFANNFTRFAAGAILIAVPISLVYLFLQRYLISGLTSGATKG